The sequence CAGGCCTGGCCCAGCTCGGTGCCGGCCGCGCCGCCGAAGGAGGCGATGACGTCGCCGCCGGCCGCCCGCAGGCTGTTGATGGCGCTCTGCCAGCCGGCGTCGGCGATGGAGGTGTTGCCGTTGAAGGTGGCGTTGCAGCTGCCGTCGCTGATCACGAAGGCGAGCGTGTAGTACTTCAGGCCGGTGGCGGAGCGGATGGTGGCCATCGCCGAGGCCGAGTTCCAGGTCTCCAGGTACGGGGCGGCGTAGTGGGCGGGGAAACCGGGGCCGGGGTTGGCGTTCGCGGCGGCGGCCTGCGCCTGGGGGCGGCGAGGGCGGCGGGCGCTGCGGGGGCGGCAGGGGCGGCGGGGGCGGCAGGGGCGGCGGGGGCGGCAGGGGCGGCGGGGGCGGCAGGGGCGGCGCCGGCTTGAGGGACGGCGGCGAGCAGCAGTCCGGCCGCTGCGGTGAGGCCGAGCAGGGGGCGAAACACAGTGAACTCCTCCAGCTTCGTGGGGGAACAGCTTGGGGGCGAGCCTCTTGCGTTCAGAAGATGAAGACGGCCATGCGCCCGTCCAGGGTCGCCCGGCGGGCAACCCTGGACTGGTCTGGACCTTTTTCTGAGACGTGAAGTTATGGGCGCTGAGGAGAGCGCGTCAAGCCCCCGTCACTACAGAAGCCGAAGGATCACTCGGGAAGCAGCAGGTTGACGTCCCCGAACTCGTGCCAGAGGTAACGGTGCGTCAACGCCTCGCGGTAGCACAGCTCGAGCAGCGGACGCCCCGCGATCGCCTCCAGCATCAGCAGGTGCGAGGCTCGCGGCTCGTGCCAGCCGGTGAGCAGACCGTCGACCAGCCGGACGCCGCGCTCGGGGGTCATCACCAGGTCGGTCCAGCCCTCGGCGGCCTGCGCACGACCGTCCGGCCCGACGGCCGACTCCAGCGCCCGAACCGCCGTGGTGCCGACCGCGATCACCCGCCCGCCGGTGGACCGGACATGGTCCACCAGCCGGGCCGTGGGCTCCGGGACGGTGAACCGCTCCGGATACGGCGCCTCGTGCAACTCCGGGGAGGCGACGCCGGTGTGCAAGGTGATCGGGGCCAGCAGGATCCCCCGCGCGACCAGGGCACTGACCAGGGCCGCCGTGAACGGCCGGGCGGCGCTGGGCATTTCGCTGCTGCCGGGCTCGGCGGCGAAGACCGTCTGGTAGGCCGAGATCGGCCAGTCGCGGTCCACGTAGCCGTACCGGATGGCCTTGCCGTGGCGGGCCAGGTAGGCGGTCGGCGGCGCGGGCAGCGCGAGCCGGGCGTACCAGAGGCGGGCGGTGCGGGGCTCGGTGAGGACGGCCTCGCCGCCGGCGGGGAGGGTCAGGCGCAGGCCCGGACGAGCCGGGGACTCGGTGGGCGGCAGGTACTCGGTGGCACCGCCGGCGACCGGGCGGCGCAGCTCGACCAGGTGGGCGCCGCGAGGATCGGGGTGGGCCGAGGAGAGGTGCAGGGCGATCGGCTCGCCGTCCGGCAGCCGCGCGGGCAGCGCGGCCGGCAGGGTGGCCGAGTTGTTGACCACCAGCAGGTCGCCCGCGCGCAGCAGCTCGGGCAGCTCGGTGAAGGCGTGGTGCTCGGCGGTGGGCTGCTGGTCGGCTCCCCCGCGGCCGACCAGCAGCCGCACCCCGTCCCGGGCCAGCCCGCGCGCCTCGGCGGGGGCGTGGGCGGAGAGCTCGGGTGGCACGGTGAACTCGAGGCTCACGGTGTTCGCGGTGTTCGCGGTGTTCGCGGTGTTCGCGGTGTTCGCGGTGTTCGCAGTAGTCATGGTGTTCACGGTGTTCGAGGTGGCTGTCGACACGTCAGACACCCTGGTCGGCGGTCAACTCGGCGGCCGCGTAGCGTCCGGAGGCCGGTCGGTCCCGCAGCAGTACCCGGAAGGCGGGCACCACGGTGACCGGCAGCGGACGGTCGGAGATGTCCTCGCCCGGGAACGCCTCCTGGTGCATCCGGGTGCGCATGTCCCCCGGGTCGACGGCCCAGACCCGCAGCTCCGGCTCTTCCCGGGCCAGGATCGCCGAGGCGTGGTCGAGTGCCGCCTTCGCTGCGCCGTAGCCACCCCAGCCGGCGTACGGCTCCACGGCGGCGTCCGAGCTGAGGTTGATCACCGCGCCGCCGCGCGCCCGCAGCTGTGGCAGCACCAGCTGGGTGAGGGCGATCGGCGCGAGGACGTTGACCTCGAAGGTCTCCAGCAGACCGGGCAACGGGAACTCGGCCAGGCTCGGCATCGGCCCGCCCGCGAGGTCGTAGCCGGCCAGGGTGGAGGCGTTGTTGACGAGCAGCGTGGCGCCGCCGAGCTGGGCGGCGGCGTCCGCGAGTTCGGCGCGGTGGTCGTCGTCGACGACCGAGCCGGGGAGCGCCGCGATCTTGGTGTACGGGCTCAGCTCGGCCTCGGCGGCTGCGAGTGCGCCGGGGTCACGGGCGGTGATCACCAGCTGCCAGCCGTCCCGGGCGAGGGCGCGTGCCAGCTCGAGCCCGAGGCCGCGCGAGGCGCCGGTGATCACGGCCACGGGGGTGCTGGGGGATGCGGCGCTCGGGGATGCGGCGTTCGGGGATGCGCTGTTCAGGGATGCGCTGTTCAGGGATGCGGTGTTCGGCGCGGACGGGTTCGGGGTGGAGTTCACGGTGCTGTTCATGACTGAACTCTCGCCCCGCGCGGGGTGGGCACGGATCGGGCGACGGGACGGGGACGGGATCGGGAATTGGGCTTAGGACGGAAGGTCTCGGTCGGTGGTCCTCGGGCGGTCACCCCTGAGGGGCGGCGCCCAGTTCGCCGAGCAAGCGCTCAGTCAGTGGGACGTCGAACGGGGAGAAGTGCGGGTTGAGGGCGAGTGCCTCGCGGAGGTCGGCCACGGCCTCGGGCCGGTGCAGGGCGGCTTCGACGGTGCCCCGGTGGTAGGCGAAGAGGGGGGTGTGCCAGTTGGTGGCGGCGGCCAGGTGGAGCAGGTCCAGCGCCTCCACGTCCTGCCCGGAGCGGTGCAGGGCCCAGCCGAGGGCGTCGGCGACCAGGACGCTCTTGCGGCGGGCCCACTCCTCGCGGAGCAGCCGGACGGCGACGGACGGGTCGGCGTGGTCGGCCTGATAGAGCATCAGGACCGGGTCGACCGGTCCGCCGGAGGCGTCCAGCAGGCGTACCTCGGCGGCGAGTGCGGTCAGCTGGGGGCTCGCGTCCTGGTTGCGGGAGAGCTGCAACTCGGTCAGTTCCAGTAGGAACTGCGGTGTGGGTGCGTGCGCGACCAGCTCGCGGTAGTGCTCCGCTGCCTGGTCCGGACGGCCGGTGGCGGCGAGGACCCGGGCCAGGCCGGCCTGGGCGTAGTAGTCGTCGGGCGCCTGGGCCAGGGCGCGTCGGTAGTGGTCGCCGGCCTCCTCCAGCCGGCCGTGGTCCCAGGCGAGGTCGCCGAGGCGGTGCTCGCAGAAGGCGCTGTCGCCGGCGGATTCGGCGCTGTCCAGGGCGCGTCGCAGCGCGATCTCCGCCTCCTCGGCGCGCCCGTGGGTCTCCAGGTCGTACGCCGCGCGGGTGTAGCCGGGCACGGTCGGGGCCAGGTCGAGCAGACGCTGGGTGGCGGCGGTGGCCGCGGGGTAGTCGCCGAGCTGGATCTCGGCGTCCGCGAGCACCAGGTAGCCGGTCGGACGGTCGGGGGCCAGCGCGGTGGCGCGCTCTCCGGCGGTGCGGGCGGCGGCGAACTCGTGGCGGGCGTTGGCGAGCATGCCGGTGCCCACCAGTGCACCGTAGTTGCCCTGCGGCTTGAGGACGAGCGAGCGCTGGAAGGCCTGGTCGGCGTCGGCCAGCCGGGCGGCGTCCAGGGTGAGGCGGGCCCGGTCGAGGTCGGCCAGGCCCAACTGCTCCCAGGCGTACGGGTCCTGCGGACGGTCCCGGACGGCGGCCCGGGCCGCCGCCAGCGGGTCGCCCGGGGGCGCGGGGACGGCCTGCCCGGCCCCGGGGCCGGGGCCGGCCGTGGGCGCGGCGGGCCCGAGCGCGAGCAGCCCGCCCGCGCAGGCGAGCACCAGCGCCCCGGCCCCCGCGACCCGGGCGAGCCACCGCAGGCGGCGCCCCTGTGCGGGTCCGGGCCCGGCTTCGGCTTCGGCTTCGGCTTCGGCTTCGGCTCCGGCTCCGGCTTCGGCTTCGGCTTCGGGCAGGTCAACCGTCACGGCAGCGCGTGCGGCAGGTTGAGGTACGGGAAGGTGTCCGTGGCCGGCTTCGGCTGCAGGTCGAAGAGCGGCGGTGGCAGCAGGCCGGCGGCGGACGGACCGCCCGGCTCGCCCTCCAGCATCCGCAGCAGCGAGTTGTCGATCATGTCGTTGGGGCGGCGGCCGTTCGGGTAGCCCTGCAGATCACCGTCGAGCACGCCGAAGCGGTTGGGGTTGGCGGTGACCGGCGTGGTCAGGTTGAGCCGCAGCTCGTCGGCCCAGGCGACCGCGTTCGGGTCGGTGTCGGCGTTCATCGACTGGGTGTTGAGGTCGAAGCCGAACTTGGCGCCGTTGTTCTTGCCGATGCCCCCGAGGTAGAGCGCCCGGATGTCGGTGCGCGGGCCGGCCGGCGCCGGGAACTGGCCGGCCGCCTCGATCTTGTGCGGCGGGGCGGGGTCGAGCGCGGAGTTGAGGAAGTCCTGGTCGTACTGGTCCTGGTCGGCGGGCCGCGCGTGGAAGCGGTCCTCGGGGCCACCGGGCGCGGCGATGCCGCCGAAGCTGCCCCAGAGCCCGAACATGATGTGCGGGTTGCCGAGCCGCCCGACCTGACGGTAGCCGGCGTCCTGGGCACGCAGGTCGCGGGCCAGATTGGCGCCCGGCCGGGACAGGGTGGCCCAGACCCCGACCACCGGATTGCGCCCGGGATCGCCGTTCAGGGCGAGTTCGCGCTTGGGCACCTGCAGGATCAGGCTGCTGACGTTGACCGCCGCCAGCGGGTTGGCCGCGGGCAGGTAGCCGGGCACCGGTCCCGCGCTGCCGAGGATGAAGTAGCCGAACACCCGGGCGTCGGCCTGGAAGGACTCCGCAGTCTGGGTGGCGATCGAACGTCCGCCGCCCGGCAGCACGGTGGTCGCCTCGGCGCGCAGCGCCCCGTAGTCGGGCATCTGGCCGATGCTCTGCTGGGTGGGCGCCGCCGGGGCGTCCTTGACCAGCACCTCGGGCGCCTGGCCGGCCCGGATCCGCTCCAGCGTGTAGTACTGGCGGAAGAGCAGGCCGGAGTCGCGCAGCGAGCGGACCTGGCCGATCGCGATCGGTCCGGCGCCGAACAGCCGCCGGTCCTCGGTGCGGAAGGTCCAGCGGTAGGTGAGGTCGGAGTGGCCGTCGCCGTGGCCGTCGATGTGGATCTCGTAGCGCGCTCCGCCGGTGGCGAAGGGGTAGTTGACCGGCGCGGGGGTGGTGCCGGGCAGCTGGGTCGGCTGGAGGTCGGCGATGACGGTGGCCATGTCCGGGTTGTCCGGGCTGGTGAAGGCATAGATGTCGGTGAAGTTGGCCTGCGGGTCGGCGATCTGGCCGGGCGCGTCGAAGTGGCCGCCGGCCTGGCTGGTGCCGAGGTACGGACCGGCCAGCGCCGCGGTGGTGAGCAGCGCGGTGGCGGCCGCCAGGGCGAGCGTTCTGGGGCGGCGGGCCACCCGGGTCGACGGAGCGGAACGAGGCATCGGCGGTTCTCCAGACAGGTCCGGGGGCGGGTGCGCCGGATCACCGTAGGACCGAAATGGATCATGGATCGACCTGGTGACGGGCAGACCGCACGATCGTGTGCAGACTTTCACTCGGACGGCCCAATGGGCTGGCAGCACGCTGCAGAAGTGCCCTATTGATGGGCTCGCTTCGTTGACGAAGCTTCACTTCCTCTTCCGCTCTGGAGAACTGACGATGCGCCTGTTCCGTGTTCTGTCCGCACTGGCCCTGGCCGGTGCGCTCACCCTCTCGGCCGCCCCCGCCCCGGCCCTCGCCTCCGCCTCCGCCTCCGCCTCCGCCGATGGTGGCGCCGTGCCGCTCGACCGGGCGGTCACCGCGCCGGCGGGCCCCGAGGCCCCGGGCATCTACATCTCGCCGTGGGGCAGCGCGCACGTCCGCGTGAGTGACACCACCCGGGACTGGCTGATCGCCAACGGCATCACCCTCGGCGCGATCTCGCCGTTCGTGCTGGACCCGGACGGCTTCGGCTTCGACATGCCGATCGGCTCGACCGCCGGTGACCACCTGGACGCCAAGGGACGGATCTACTACCCCGGTGGGATGACGCTGAGCCAGGCGAGCACCGGTACCTCCGTCGAGCTACAGGCCACCTGGATCCGGATCGCGCCGCAGCCGGGCTACTCGGCGGGCATCCGGGTGAACGGCCGGACCATCAGCGAGGAGACCCTGCTCGCCTACACCACACCCGCCGAGGTGATCGCCAACGGCCGCCCGACCTTCACCGGCTTCACGCTGGACCGGGTGCCGTTCCACATCACCCAGGAGACCGCCGACCTGACCACCCAGTGGTTCGGCAATGGTCTGGCCGCCAACTCGATGTTCGGCACCCTGACGCCGCGCTTCGACTACGTCCCGGCCTGACCGGCCGCCGGGGCTGACTGCCAGGGGCCGGCTCCCTGGGACTGCCTGCCAGGGTCTGGCGCATCGCTCCCCCCACGGGCCACAGTGGCGGAATGCAGACTCCACTGTCCGTCATGGACTTCCTGGACCGGGCCGAGCTGGTGTACGGGGACCGGATCGGCATCGTCGACGAGCCCGAGCAGCCCGCCGAGTCCTGGGGCGAGCTGAGCTACCGGCGGGTGGCGGAGCTCGCCCGGGCCCAGGCCGCCGGCCTGGACCGGTTGGGCGTCGGCCCCGGTGAACGGGTGGCGATCGTCTCGCAGAACTCAGCCCGGCTGCTGACCTCGTACTACGGGGTCAGCGGCTTCGGCCGGGTGCTGGTACCGGTCAACTTCCGGCTGCGCGCGGCGGAGGTCGCGTACATCGTGGAGCAGAGCGGGGCGAGCCTGCTGCTGGTCGACCCGGAACTGGATCAGTCGCTGGCCGAGGTGACCTGCGCCCGGCGGTTCGTGCTGGGGGCGGCGAGCGACGCCGAGCTGTACGACTTCGACCGTGAGCCGGCGCGCCACCCGGTCGACGAGAACGACACCGCGACGATCAACTTCACCAGCGGAACCACCGCCCGCCCCAAGGGCGTTCGGCTCACCCACCGGAACAACTGGCTGAATGCCACGCTGATGGCACTGCACTTCGGTGCGAGCGACCGCGACGTCTACCTGCACACCCTGCCGATGTTCCACGCCAACGGCTGGGGCATGCCGTTCGGCCTGACCGGGCTCGGCGCCCAGCACATCGTGCTGCGCAAGGTGGACGGGCCGGAGATCCTGCGCCGGGTGGAGCGGCACGGCGTGACCTTCCTCTGCGGCGCTCCTGCCGTGGTGGCCACCGTGCTGGAGGCCGCCGCGCACTGGGACGGGCCGATCCCGGGCCGGGACAGGGTGCGGATGATCGTGGCCGGCGCTCCCCCGCCGAGCTCGGTGATCCAGCGGGTGGAACGCGAGTTGGGCTG is a genomic window of Kitasatospora azatica KCTC 9699 containing:
- a CDS encoding S-adenosylmethionine:tRNA ribosyltransferase-isomerase, yielding MTTANTANTANTANTANTANTVSLEFTVPPELSAHAPAEARGLARDGVRLLVGRGGADQQPTAEHHAFTELPELLRAGDLLVVNNSATLPAALPARLPDGEPIALHLSSAHPDPRGAHLVELRRPVAGGATEYLPPTESPARPGLRLTLPAGGEAVLTEPRTARLWYARLALPAPPTAYLARHGKAIRYGYVDRDWPISAYQTVFAAEPGSSEMPSAARPFTAALVSALVARGILLAPITLHTGVASPELHEAPYPERFTVPEPTARLVDHVRSTGGRVIAVGTTAVRALESAVGPDGRAQAAEGWTDLVMTPERGVRLVDGLLTGWHEPRASHLLMLEAIAGRPLLELCYREALTHRYLWHEFGDVNLLLPE
- a CDS encoding SDR family oxidoreductase → MNSTVNSTPNPSAPNTASLNSASLNSASPNAASPSAASPSTPVAVITGASRGLGLELARALARDGWQLVITARDPGALAAAEAELSPYTKIAALPGSVVDDDHRAELADAAAQLGGATLLVNNASTLAGYDLAGGPMPSLAEFPLPGLLETFEVNVLAPIALTQLVLPQLRARGGAVINLSSDAAVEPYAGWGGYGAAKAALDHASAILAREEPELRVWAVDPGDMRTRMHQEAFPGEDISDRPLPVTVVPAFRVLLRDRPASGRYAAAELTADQGV
- a CDS encoding tetratricopeptide repeat protein, whose translation is MTVDLPEAEAEAGAGAEAEAEAEAEAGPGPAQGRRLRWLARVAGAGALVLACAGGLLALGPAAPTAGPGPGAGQAVPAPPGDPLAAARAAVRDRPQDPYAWEQLGLADLDRARLTLDAARLADADQAFQRSLVLKPQGNYGALVGTGMLANARHEFAAARTAGERATALAPDRPTGYLVLADAEIQLGDYPAATAATQRLLDLAPTVPGYTRAAYDLETHGRAEEAEIALRRALDSAESAGDSAFCEHRLGDLAWDHGRLEEAGDHYRRALAQAPDDYYAQAGLARVLAATGRPDQAAEHYRELVAHAPTPQFLLELTELQLSRNQDASPQLTALAAEVRLLDASGGPVDPVLMLYQADHADPSVAVRLLREEWARRKSVLVADALGWALHRSGQDVEALDLLHLAAATNWHTPLFAYHRGTVEAALHRPEAVADLREALALNPHFSPFDVPLTERLLGELGAAPQG
- a CDS encoding DUF4331 domain-containing protein, translated to MPRSAPSTRVARRPRTLALAAATALLTTAALAGPYLGTSQAGGHFDAPGQIADPQANFTDIYAFTSPDNPDMATVIADLQPTQLPGTTPAPVNYPFATGGARYEIHIDGHGDGHSDLTYRWTFRTEDRRLFGAGPIAIGQVRSLRDSGLLFRQYYTLERIRAGQAPEVLVKDAPAAPTQQSIGQMPDYGALRAEATTVLPGGGRSIATQTAESFQADARVFGYFILGSAGPVPGYLPAANPLAAVNVSSLILQVPKRELALNGDPGRNPVVGVWATLSRPGANLARDLRAQDAGYRQVGRLGNPHIMFGLWGSFGGIAAPGGPEDRFHARPADQDQYDQDFLNSALDPAPPHKIEAAGQFPAPAGPRTDIRALYLGGIGKNNGAKFGFDLNTQSMNADTDPNAVAWADELRLNLTTPVTANPNRFGVLDGDLQGYPNGRRPNDMIDNSLLRMLEGEPGGPSAAGLLPPPLFDLQPKPATDTFPYLNLPHALP
- a CDS encoding AMP-binding protein, producing the protein MQTPLSVMDFLDRAELVYGDRIGIVDEPEQPAESWGELSYRRVAELARAQAAGLDRLGVGPGERVAIVSQNSARLLTSYYGVSGFGRVLVPVNFRLRAAEVAYIVEQSGASLLLVDPELDQSLAEVTCARRFVLGAASDAELYDFDREPARHPVDENDTATINFTSGTTARPKGVRLTHRNNWLNATLMALHFGASDRDVYLHTLPMFHANGWGMPFGLTGLGAQHIVLRKVDGPEILRRVERHGVTFLCGAPAVVATVLEAAAHWDGPIPGRDRVRMIVAGAPPPSSVIQRVERELGWEFMQIYGLTETAPVVTVNRSRAEWDQLSPAERAEKLVRAGAPALGTQLRVDNQGEVLVRSNTVLDGYWERPDETAAALKDGWFHTGDGGTLQDGYLTISDRKKDVIITGGENVSSIEVEDVLYDHPAVSEVAVIGVPDEKWGETVKALVVLKPGRQADEGELIAHCKARLAGYKAPTSVEVRDTLPRTSTGKLQKFRLREPYWNGHGKGVN